One window from the genome of Nitrosospira multiformis encodes:
- a CDS encoding TolC family protein — protein MPSLLKAASSLRILACILLVSWAVTLRAEAVPTDQLVITEQQAIALFYQRNLGLIAARLNIDSAEAEQIIAAAIPNPVFRLTTSELAPRAFARESRNLAVPAILPQIEQLIVTAGKRRLRIESSELATEAVNFDVQDVARVLTNAVRRSYYSLLLAQKTLKAASDNFERYREILRVNEVRLKVGDVATVDFIRIEVESLKVQGDQDQALAALNQARADLLLLLGWPENSIEITAVETWPEASPEIALAGQDQLVERALERRPDMRAARVRIAQAKKMLTLAQRQIIPDVTITAFYDQDQGNQFPRTGGVGISLPIPVFYQQKGEISKARVSVTNSELALAQAEQDIRAEVMKASASWKSADAIARRFETSVVKRIETLRKAQEIAYQKGAVGVLDLIDAQRSYRAIMLDYYTALANRSKAWADLLMAYGEETKGSSRGLAGSNG, from the coding sequence GTGCCGAGTTTGCTAAAGGCGGCGTCAAGCCTGCGAATTCTGGCATGTATACTGCTGGTCTCATGGGCGGTAACGCTGCGGGCAGAAGCCGTGCCCACGGATCAGCTCGTTATTACCGAACAGCAGGCTATCGCGCTATTTTATCAGCGCAACCTCGGTTTGATCGCGGCACGCCTCAACATTGATAGTGCCGAGGCAGAGCAAATTATTGCCGCCGCGATTCCTAACCCGGTGTTCAGGCTCACCACTTCAGAACTGGCCCCGAGGGCATTTGCACGGGAGAGTCGTAACCTGGCGGTGCCGGCGATACTCCCGCAAATTGAACAACTCATCGTGACTGCCGGAAAACGCCGTTTACGGATAGAGAGCAGCGAACTCGCCACCGAAGCGGTCAATTTTGACGTGCAGGATGTCGCACGCGTGCTCACCAACGCTGTGCGGCGCAGTTATTACAGTCTTTTGCTGGCGCAAAAGACACTTAAAGCGGCAAGCGATAACTTTGAGCGTTACCGGGAAATCCTGCGGGTCAATGAAGTCAGGCTTAAGGTAGGGGATGTCGCAACAGTCGATTTTATTCGTATCGAAGTGGAAAGCCTGAAGGTTCAGGGTGATCAGGATCAGGCCCTGGCGGCGTTAAATCAGGCGCGAGCCGATCTGCTCCTGCTGCTGGGCTGGCCTGAAAACAGCATAGAGATCACCGCAGTGGAAACCTGGCCCGAAGCGTCTCCAGAGATTGCGCTGGCCGGGCAAGACCAGTTGGTTGAGCGTGCACTGGAACGGCGACCGGATATGCGTGCAGCAAGGGTGCGCATCGCACAAGCCAAGAAGATGCTGACTCTGGCGCAGCGGCAGATCATTCCCGATGTGACCATAACCGCTTTTTATGACCAGGATCAGGGCAACCAATTCCCGCGCACGGGCGGCGTCGGTATCAGTTTACCCATTCCCGTGTTTTATCAGCAAAAAGGTGAAATTTCCAAAGCTCGTGTGAGTGTAACCAACTCTGAACTGGCGCTGGCGCAGGCTGAACAGGATATCCGGGCGGAGGTGATGAAAGCCTCGGCATCGTGGAAGAGCGCCGACGCGATAGCCCGGCGCTTTGAGACATCGGTGGTCAAGCGCATCGAGACCTTACGTAAAGCACAGGAAATCGCTTATCAAAAAGGAGCGGTGGGCGTGCTGGATTTGATCGACGCACAGCGCAGCTATAGAGCAATAATGCTGGATTATTACACTGCCCTGGCAAATCGCAGTAAAGCCTGGGCAGATCTGTTAATGGCATATGGGGAGGAAACCAAAGGTTCCTCTCGGGGTCTGGCGGGCAGCAATGGTTAA
- the dnaQ gene encoding DNA polymerase III subunit epsilon, with protein sequence MRQIFIDTETTGLEPRLGHRVIEIAAVEMLSRRLTGRRFHRYLNPDREIDEGALQVHGLTVEFLQDKPKFRDVVPELIEFLEGAELIMHNASFDVAFLDHEFGLAELQPLREYCHSVTDTLKMAKELHPGKRNNLDVLCERYEVDNSRRTLHGALLDAELLAEVYLAMTRGQDSLLMELEAPSALEIAANLRDLRLTILPASAEELEAHAQQLELIEHESKGKCLWKRLESDAPIGS encoded by the coding sequence GTGCGCCAGATTTTTATCGATACTGAAACCACCGGTCTGGAACCCCGTCTCGGCCACCGCGTTATCGAAATTGCTGCGGTGGAAATGCTAAGCCGGCGACTGACCGGCCGCCGCTTTCACCGCTATCTGAATCCGGATCGGGAGATCGATGAGGGGGCATTGCAGGTTCATGGCCTGACCGTCGAGTTTCTCCAGGACAAACCGAAATTTCGGGACGTCGTCCCCGAACTGATTGAATTTCTTGAGGGGGCTGAACTCATCATGCACAACGCTTCATTTGACGTTGCGTTCCTCGATCATGAATTCGGATTGGCCGAGTTGCAGCCATTGAGGGAATATTGCCATTCGGTGACCGATACGTTGAAAATGGCAAAAGAGCTGCATCCCGGAAAGCGAAACAATCTGGATGTGTTATGCGAGCGCTATGAGGTCGATAATTCCCGGCGTACGCTGCACGGCGCGCTGCTGGATGCGGAATTGCTGGCGGAAGTCTATCTTGCCATGACGCGGGGACAGGACAGCCTCCTCATGGAACTGGAGGCGCCCTCCGCGCTTGAGATCGCCGCCAATTTACGAGATTTACGGCTGACAATACTGCCCGCCAGCGCGGAGGAACTGGAAGCCCACGCACAGCAGCTTGAATTGATTGAACACGAAAGCAAGGGTAAGTGTCTATGGAAACGGTTGGAATCCGATGCGCCAATAGGGAGCTAG
- the rnhA gene encoding ribonuclease HI — translation MKAKRDGVVEIFTDGACKGNPGIGGWGALLRYNGHERELYGGEKLTTNNRMELLAVIRALEALTEPCEVRLHTDSQYVQKGISEWIHSWKKRAWRTADKKPVKNDDLWKELDELTQSHRIEWLWVRGHSGHEGNEQADVLANRGVQSVLESE, via the coding sequence GTGAAAGCGAAGCGTGACGGAGTAGTGGAAATTTTTACCGACGGCGCTTGCAAGGGCAATCCCGGCATTGGCGGGTGGGGCGCGCTGCTGCGATATAACGGTCACGAACGGGAGTTGTATGGTGGTGAAAAGCTGACGACCAATAACCGGATGGAGCTGCTTGCGGTCATCCGCGCACTGGAAGCCCTGACGGAGCCGTGCGAAGTGCGGCTGCATACGGATTCCCAGTACGTGCAAAAGGGCATTAGCGAATGGATCCACTCCTGGAAAAAGCGTGCTTGGCGCACCGCTGATAAAAAGCCCGTAAAAAATGATGATTTATGGAAAGAACTGGATGAGTTGACACAGAGCCATCGAATCGAGTGGTTATGGGTGCGCGGCCACTCCGGTCACGAAGGTAACGAACAGGCGGACGTACTTGCTAACCGCGGTGTGCAATCGGTGCTGGAGAGTGAATAA
- a CDS encoding class I SAM-dependent methyltransferase, translating into MPIKNRLEWFDTCLGQYLLEREQSHFDQAVVDVFGYNAMQIGFPQYDFLSANRMPLRFCAAIEESAALRAAPEFLPVETNSIDLVLLPHVLEFSANPHQILREVQRVLMPEGHVIVCGFNPRSLWGVRGFFGSVEERFPWCGNLMPKLRDAPVEKHFPWHGKFIALPRLKDWLTLLDFEITKDRLCCYAPPFSQEKWLKRFNFMEAAGDRWWPFSGGIYFLTAVKRVHGMRVIKPEWNEVRAARRGMAPVAQKLGANTSGQEPRLAARNGILVKTPTQGGE; encoded by the coding sequence ATGCCGATAAAAAATAGGCTGGAATGGTTTGACACCTGTCTGGGTCAATATCTGCTGGAGCGGGAGCAGAGCCATTTCGACCAGGCCGTGGTGGATGTGTTTGGCTACAACGCCATGCAGATAGGGTTTCCGCAATACGATTTTCTAAGCGCCAACCGCATGCCGTTACGATTCTGTGCAGCCATTGAAGAAAGTGCTGCGTTACGGGCAGCTCCTGAGTTTCTGCCGGTTGAAACGAACAGCATCGATCTGGTGCTCCTGCCCCATGTGCTCGAATTCAGTGCCAATCCCCATCAGATTCTGCGCGAGGTGCAACGGGTGCTCATGCCCGAGGGGCATGTCATCGTCTGTGGTTTCAATCCTCGCAGTCTTTGGGGCGTGCGAGGGTTTTTCGGATCGGTGGAGGAGCGTTTTCCCTGGTGCGGCAATTTGATGCCGAAGCTCAGAGACGCGCCGGTGGAGAAGCATTTTCCTTGGCACGGCAAGTTCATTGCACTGCCAAGGCTCAAGGACTGGTTGACATTATTGGATTTCGAGATCACTAAAGATCGTTTATGTTGCTACGCACCCCCTTTCAGTCAGGAAAAGTGGCTGAAACGATTTAATTTCATGGAGGCCGCAGGTGATCGCTGGTGGCCATTCTCCGGCGGTATTTACTTCCTGACGGCAGTCAAGCGCGTGCATGGCATGCGCGTCATCAAGCCTGAATGGAATGAGGTGCGTGCCGCGAGGAGAGGCATGGCTCCGGTCGCGCAAAAACTCGGTGCCAATACTTCCGGGCAAGAGCCGCGCCTGGCCGCGCGCAATGGGATCCTGGTGAAGACACCTACGCAAGGCGGAGAGTGA
- the gloB gene encoding hydroxyacylglutathione hydrolase — MTTPYIVAIHAFTDNYIWVIRDHCHAAVVDPGDASPVLDYLKQEKLKLIAILNTHHHNDHVGGNAALLREFTVPVFGPANESIPTVTHPLKECNGNASEEGIAYIPEFSLSLRVLDIPGHTAGHIAYYGANLLFCGDTLFACGCGRLFEGTAPQMVNSLQKLADLPKETGVYCGHEYTLNNIRFARTVEPGNQALIERETVVEALRKQNIPTLPSSIAIERAINPFLRCNQPEIIRNASVYAGKPLSDPVSVFTALRDWKNHF; from the coding sequence ATGACTACGCCGTATATCGTTGCGATTCACGCATTCACCGATAATTATATCTGGGTTATCCGCGACCACTGCCACGCCGCCGTGGTCGATCCGGGCGACGCCTCACCCGTGCTCGATTACCTGAAACAAGAAAAACTGAAACTCATCGCCATTCTCAACACTCACCACCACAACGATCATGTGGGAGGCAACGCCGCGCTGCTGCGGGAATTTACGGTGCCGGTATTCGGCCCCGCAAACGAATCGATTCCCACCGTCACGCACCCTCTCAAGGAATGCAACGGCAACGCAAGCGAGGAAGGCATCGCCTATATTCCGGAATTCTCTCTTAGCCTCAGGGTGCTGGATATTCCCGGCCATACCGCCGGACATATTGCGTATTATGGCGCAAACCTGTTGTTTTGTGGGGATACTCTGTTTGCCTGCGGCTGCGGACGGTTGTTTGAGGGAACCGCACCACAGATGGTGAACTCACTGCAAAAACTGGCGGATTTACCCAAAGAAACCGGGGTCTATTGCGGCCATGAATATACCCTCAACAATATCCGTTTCGCCAGAACCGTTGAGCCCGGCAATCAGGCATTGATCGAACGCGAAACGGTGGTTGAAGCATTGCGCAAACAGAATATCCCGACGTTGCCCTCTAGCATCGCGATAGAAAGGGCCATCAATCCGTTCCTGCGCTGCAATCAGCCCGAAATCATCCGTAATGCCAGTGTCTATGCAGGCAAGCCGTTATCCGATCCCGTTAGCGTATTTACCGCATTGCGCGACTGGAAGAATCATTTTTAA
- the tal gene encoding transaldolase, protein MNPLEQILQCGQSIWLDSISRDLINSGELQRLVTEDKLRGVTSNPTIFEQAINHGSSYDDALGALLKADEHQTDKALFEALAVADIRSATDVLRPVYDATQGGDGYVSLEVSPHLAHDTEGTIAEAKRLWDAVQRPNLMIKIPATPAGIPAISQSIAAGININVTLMFSLRHYEDVARAYIRGLNGRAEASPGKMVSWPVSVASFFVSRVDSVVDPLLEKNGSPAALALRGKIAIANAKLAYQRFHEIFHSEDFADLRRKGAKVQRPLWGSTGTKNPAYSDVLYIEQLIGPDTVNTVPPKTLDAFRDHGHVRETLTENIEQAEADAARLKEFGIDLDAITEKLQDDGVDAFAASYDKLLAALKTKREEILANHVA, encoded by the coding sequence ATGAATCCTTTAGAGCAGATCCTACAGTGCGGCCAATCCATCTGGCTGGATTCGATCAGCCGCGATCTCATCAATAGCGGAGAGCTGCAACGCCTGGTAACTGAAGACAAGCTACGCGGCGTAACCAGCAACCCCACCATCTTCGAGCAAGCCATCAATCACGGCAGCAGCTACGACGATGCGCTGGGCGCATTGCTGAAAGCTGATGAACACCAAACCGACAAGGCGCTGTTTGAAGCGCTGGCTGTTGCCGATATACGCAGCGCCACCGATGTGCTGCGGCCGGTCTATGACGCAACCCAGGGCGGCGATGGTTACGTCAGCCTCGAAGTCTCGCCGCATCTCGCCCATGACACGGAGGGAACCATTGCCGAAGCGAAGCGGTTATGGGACGCGGTGCAACGCCCGAATCTGATGATAAAAATTCCAGCCACCCCGGCGGGTATCCCCGCGATTTCGCAATCCATCGCGGCAGGCATAAACATCAACGTGACCCTGATGTTTTCGCTGCGGCATTATGAAGATGTGGCGCGAGCCTATATCCGCGGGCTCAATGGCAGAGCGGAAGCATCGCCGGGTAAAATGGTAAGCTGGCCGGTTTCGGTTGCGTCATTTTTTGTCAGCCGGGTGGATAGTGTTGTCGATCCCCTGCTGGAAAAGAACGGGTCGCCCGCGGCACTTGCCTTACGCGGCAAGATCGCCATCGCCAATGCCAAGCTCGCCTATCAGCGCTTCCACGAAATATTCCATAGCGAGGACTTTGCCGATTTGCGCCGCAAAGGCGCAAAAGTGCAACGTCCGTTATGGGGCAGCACCGGCACCAAGAATCCCGCTTACTCCGATGTGCTCTACATTGAGCAATTGATCGGTCCCGATACCGTCAACACCGTGCCGCCCAAAACGCTTGATGCATTCCGTGATCACGGTCACGTGCGTGAAACGCTCACGGAAAATATTGAACAGGCGGAAGCGGACGCTGCACGGCTAAAGGAGTTCGGCATCGATCTCGACGCCATCACGGAGAAACTCCAGGATGACGGCGTGGACGCTTTCGCCGCATCGTACGATAAGCTGCTTGCCGCGCTCAAAACCAAGCGCGAGGAAATCCTCGCCAATCACGTGGCCTAG
- the gnd gene encoding phosphogluconate dehydrogenase (NAD(+)-dependent, decarboxylating), whose product MELGMIGLGRMGGNMAQRLVLGGHRVVGHARNPETLREIEKKGIVPATTPEALVNELKSPRTIWLMVPAGAPVDETITALWPLLIPGDIIIEGGNSNYKDTQRRAQMLATSKIHLVDAGTSGGIWGLQNGYSIMLGGDEQVIEGLRPIFETLAPAPDKGWGRVGPSGAGHFTKMIHNGIEYGMMQAYGEGFAILRHKQEFNLDLHQIAEIWRDGSVVQSWLLDLTAAALAENPGLEGIAPYVADSGEGRWTVAEAIDLDVAAPVITLALLQRLQSRDADSFSNKLLSALRNQFGGHAMKKE is encoded by the coding sequence ATGGAACTTGGAATGATCGGCCTCGGACGCATGGGCGGCAACATGGCGCAACGGCTGGTGCTCGGCGGCCACCGCGTCGTCGGCCATGCCCGCAACCCGGAAACACTCAGGGAAATCGAAAAAAAAGGCATTGTGCCGGCGACGACACCCGAAGCACTCGTTAATGAATTGAAATCGCCTCGCACGATATGGCTGATGGTTCCCGCGGGTGCCCCGGTGGATGAAACAATTACCGCGTTGTGGCCGCTGCTCATACCGGGCGACATCATTATCGAGGGCGGCAATTCAAATTACAAGGATACGCAACGCCGTGCGCAAATGCTGGCGACAAGCAAGATTCATCTTGTCGATGCGGGCACCAGCGGCGGCATATGGGGGCTTCAGAACGGCTACAGCATCATGCTGGGCGGCGATGAACAAGTCATCGAGGGATTGCGCCCCATCTTTGAAACCTTAGCTCCCGCACCGGATAAAGGCTGGGGGCGTGTCGGCCCCAGCGGTGCGGGGCACTTTACCAAGATGATTCATAACGGTATCGAATACGGCATGATGCAAGCATATGGAGAGGGATTTGCGATCCTGCGCCACAAGCAGGAATTCAACCTGGATCTGCATCAGATAGCGGAGATCTGGCGCGATGGCAGCGTGGTGCAATCATGGCTGCTCGACTTGACTGCCGCTGCCCTGGCGGAAAATCCGGGTCTGGAGGGTATTGCCCCGTATGTCGCCGATTCCGGTGAAGGACGCTGGACGGTCGCCGAAGCGATTGACCTCGATGTCGCAGCCCCGGTCATCACGTTGGCATTATTGCAACGCCTGCAGTCGCGTGATGCCGATTCATTCTCGAACAAATTGCTATCGGCACTACGCAACCAGTTCGGGGGACATGCGATGAAAAAGGAATGA
- a CDS encoding TetR/AcrR family transcriptional regulator, producing MLKPTKKEFNRDNLLNQGVALLRGQGYHGTGLQEILDAVNVPKGSFYNYFGSKEDFGAEVIQHYTDPFIALLTDHLERSDADALGAIRRYFDELIVELERDEFKGGCLLGNLMGEIGDTSEVCRKSLQSAVRRYQDVLQSGLAKAQQQGTVRSDKSPEMMADLLVNTWQGALLRMKIERSSAPIKQCCQDLLDDFFKP from the coding sequence ATGCTTAAGCCCACCAAAAAGGAATTCAACAGAGACAACCTGTTAAATCAGGGAGTCGCCTTGCTCAGGGGGCAGGGCTATCACGGTACCGGACTCCAGGAGATCCTGGATGCGGTTAATGTGCCCAAGGGTTCTTTTTACAATTACTTTGGCAGCAAGGAAGATTTTGGTGCGGAAGTCATTCAACACTATACCGATCCATTTATCGCGCTGTTAACTGATCATCTGGAACGATCCGACGCTGACGCGCTCGGTGCAATAAGGCGTTATTTTGATGAGCTCATCGTGGAACTTGAGAGGGATGAGTTTAAAGGCGGTTGCCTCCTGGGTAACCTGATGGGAGAAATAGGCGATACCAGCGAAGTTTGCCGTAAATCGCTTCAATCCGCCGTCAGGCGTTACCAGGATGTATTACAGTCCGGACTGGCCAAAGCACAGCAGCAGGGGACGGTAAGATCGGACAAATCACCTGAAATGATGGCCGATCTGCTGGTGAATACCTGGCAGGGCGCTTTATTGAGGATGAAAATAGAAAGATCATCCGCGCCGATCAAGCAGTGCTGTCAGGATTTACTGGACGATTTTTTCAAACCCTGA